In Candidatus Eisenbacteria bacterium, one genomic interval encodes:
- a CDS encoding pitrilysin family protein: MRKLVLALSLCFLVVSTALALAGNAKRWDKLVFPPQRELNIPEPQRSELPNGFVLYLLEDHELPLIYAHAIIKTGARWEPEDKVGLASITGTAMRTGGTAARTGDELDDELEALGAYVETAIYTEQGGASMSVLKEDVDKGLSILADVLQSPAFREDKIELAKIEEKDAIARRNDDPSAVADREFNKLIYGEHSPYARTTEYETIDRIKRDDLVAFHKRYFVPNNVILGIVGDFDSAEMRKKIETYFGSWKRQDSELPPLPEVTYKFRNQVCLIDRPEVNQTNVRLGHIGGKMNDPDYFALQIAGRIFGMGWTSRLNTNIRSQGGLAYAVWGYWGASYDYPGVFEIGGGTKSDQTVHMITALKTELEKMTTSEVTDKELKTAKDGILNSFVFNFDTKAKILERIINYEYFGYPKDFIFRYKANIEKVTRQDVLRVAKQHFHPGELVILAVGNETEFAKTLSSLGPVAEIDITIPEAEEEPLPEPTPETIDKAKDILKLCLAATGGKNVGAVKDITETSTLTVQTQAGSLEVDIKTVIKFPDRIFQSVKTPMGEMVKAYDGRIGWMKSPRGTEELNAEKRLDLLSTIKTSHIYILQNFEKEAILPQFLEEVEEGGKTYQIILIRIGLEDKPLRIYVEKQTGIISRTVESQGLMGLPGTLTSTYSDFRDVKGVKFPFRTIIEKDGTKAGETNVKEVKFNSAVQDSVFVIK, encoded by the coding sequence ATGAGAAAGCTAGTTCTCGCGCTGTCTCTATGCTTTTTGGTTGTTTCAACGGCTCTTGCCCTTGCGGGGAATGCAAAACGCTGGGACAAACTGGTTTTTCCTCCCCAGAGAGAGCTCAATATTCCCGAGCCCCAGCGTTCTGAGCTTCCCAACGGATTTGTCCTCTACCTTCTGGAGGACCATGAGCTTCCCCTGATTTATGCGCATGCGATCATAAAAACCGGCGCAAGATGGGAGCCGGAAGACAAAGTGGGTCTTGCTTCGATTACCGGAACAGCCATGAGGACCGGGGGCACTGCCGCCAGGACCGGCGATGAGCTTGATGACGAGCTCGAAGCCCTGGGCGCATACGTGGAGACCGCAATCTACACCGAGCAAGGCGGCGCTTCCATGTCCGTGCTCAAGGAGGATGTGGACAAGGGGCTCTCAATACTTGCAGACGTCCTGCAGAGCCCGGCTTTCAGAGAGGACAAGATCGAGCTCGCGAAGATTGAGGAGAAGGATGCAATTGCAAGAAGGAATGACGATCCGAGCGCTGTCGCCGACAGGGAGTTTAACAAACTGATTTACGGAGAGCATAGCCCCTACGCCAGGACAACAGAATACGAGACAATTGACAGAATCAAAAGAGACGACCTTGTCGCTTTCCACAAGCGGTATTTTGTTCCGAACAACGTGATTCTTGGAATTGTCGGTGACTTTGACTCTGCAGAGATGAGAAAGAAAATAGAAACCTACTTCGGAAGCTGGAAACGTCAAGACTCAGAGCTGCCCCCTCTTCCGGAGGTTACTTATAAGTTCCGCAATCAAGTGTGTCTAATCGACAGGCCCGAAGTCAATCAGACAAACGTTAGACTCGGACATATCGGGGGCAAGATGAACGATCCGGACTACTTTGCCCTTCAGATTGCCGGAAGAATTTTTGGCATGGGCTGGACCTCCAGGCTCAACACCAACATCCGCTCCCAGGGAGGGCTTGCCTATGCCGTCTGGGGATACTGGGGGGCGAGTTATGACTACCCCGGGGTTTTTGAAATCGGGGGCGGGACAAAATCAGATCAGACCGTACACATGATAACGGCTCTCAAGACAGAACTTGAGAAGATGACGACATCCGAAGTCACGGACAAGGAGCTCAAGACTGCGAAGGACGGCATCCTCAATTCATTTGTGTTCAACTTCGACACCAAGGCAAAAATCCTGGAGCGTATCATCAACTATGAGTACTTCGGCTATCCCAAGGACTTCATCTTCAGGTACAAGGCAAATATTGAGAAAGTCACAAGACAGGATGTCCTGAGAGTTGCGAAACAGCATTTCCATCCCGGGGAGCTTGTGATCCTCGCAGTCGGAAATGAGACGGAATTCGCAAAAACGCTTTCTTCTCTGGGGCCGGTCGCCGAGATTGACATCACAATTCCGGAGGCGGAGGAGGAGCCGCTTCCGGAACCCACGCCCGAGACAATAGATAAGGCAAAGGATATTCTCAAACTGTGTTTGGCGGCAACGGGCGGGAAGAATGTAGGCGCCGTGAAGGACATCACCGAGACCTCAACCCTGACCGTGCAGACCCAGGCGGGGAGTCTTGAGGTGGACATAAAGACGGTGATCAAATTCCCCGACAGGATATTCCAGTCTGTGAAGACTCCAATGGGCGAAATGGTGAAGGCATACGATGGGAGAATCGGCTGGATGAAGAGCCCGAGGGGCACCGAAGAGCTCAATGCAGAGAAGCGTCTGGACCTGCTGTCAACCATCAAGACTTCCCACATATACATACTCCAGAACTTTGAAAAAGAAGCTATACTTCCGCAGTTTCTTGAAGAGGTGGAAGAAGGCGGCAAGACATATCAGATCATACTGATCAGGATTGGACTTGAAGATAAGCCCCTAAGAATCTATGTGGAAAAGCAGACGGGGATCATTTCCAGGACAGTGGAGAGCCAGGGCTTGATGGGACTGCCTGGAACTCTTACTTCCACGTACTCCGATTTCAGGGATGTCAAGGGAGTTAAGTTTCCATTCAGGACAATCATAGAAAAGGATGGCACAAAAGCCGGGGAGACCAACGTCAAAGAGGTCAAGTTTAACTCGGCCGTCCAGGATTCAGTCTTCGTTATCAAATAG
- a CDS encoding pitrilysin family protein: MKKLLVLFIISIVLFSSGLLCAFENFKAVQDSVVEHTLKNGLRIIILPRREVPVVSLATYADVGSVNETKGITGLAHIFEHMAFKGTTSIGTKDIKKEIKAMDRLDDAYLSLKDPLKRKQGSGEQADAMRVAKLEKEFEEAEKDASSFVIDNQFGQIVQEAGGVGLNAWTSADATVYHYSLPSNKLELWMSLESDRFLNPVLRDFYKEKRVIMEERRMGESNPIGKLIEEFLAMAYKAHPYGEPTIGHMSDLETITRQEAQRFFNTYYVPSNLVIGIAGDVDPKEVMGLAETYFGRIPAKPRPEPVETVEPPQQGERREVMEEESQPIIVIGYHKGSATDKDAAVFSAIADIMSNGRTSRLYRSLVRDKKVATMVGGLSNEPGKKYPGLFIFYGFPAPGRTNQEVEEAIDEQTVKLKTELVDEATLRKAKTRARADLLRELSSNMGMATTLTEYEAVTGDWRNLFKELDQIDAVTAEDIKRVANECFVKRNKTVAAIEKSKEPE, encoded by the coding sequence ATGAAGAAGTTATTGGTGCTTTTCATCATCAGTATCGTCCTGTTCTCGTCAGGTTTGCTTTGTGCCTTCGAGAATTTCAAGGCTGTCCAGGACAGCGTTGTTGAACACACTTTGAAGAACGGCCTGAGGATAATAATTCTCCCCAGAAGAGAGGTCCCGGTTGTCTCGCTCGCGACGTACGCGGACGTGGGATCGGTGAACGAGACAAAGGGCATAACCGGCCTGGCGCACATCTTCGAACACATGGCCTTCAAGGGAACAACATCAATCGGCACAAAGGATATCAAGAAGGAAATCAAGGCGATGGACAGGCTTGATGATGCCTACCTCTCCCTTAAGGACCCGCTCAAGCGCAAGCAGGGCTCGGGCGAACAGGCCGATGCTATGCGCGTCGCAAAACTCGAGAAGGAATTCGAAGAGGCGGAGAAAGATGCAAGCAGTTTTGTGATAGACAATCAATTCGGCCAGATTGTCCAGGAGGCAGGCGGAGTTGGACTCAACGCTTGGACGTCGGCAGACGCCACGGTTTATCACTACAGCCTTCCCTCGAACAAGCTCGAGCTTTGGATGAGCCTGGAATCGGATAGATTCCTGAACCCGGTCCTGAGAGACTTCTACAAGGAGAAGCGAGTTATCATGGAAGAAAGGCGCATGGGGGAAAGCAATCCGATTGGCAAGCTCATCGAGGAGTTCCTCGCTATGGCATACAAGGCGCACCCCTACGGAGAACCCACCATAGGTCACATGAGCGACCTTGAAACAATAACCAGGCAGGAGGCACAGCGGTTCTTCAACACCTACTATGTCCCAAGTAACCTTGTGATCGGTATTGCCGGGGATGTTGACCCGAAGGAAGTCATGGGGCTTGCTGAAACCTACTTCGGCAGAATCCCGGCAAAACCAAGACCCGAACCCGTTGAGACCGTCGAACCCCCTCAACAGGGTGAGAGAAGAGAGGTTATGGAGGAGGAGTCTCAGCCAATCATTGTGATCGGATACCACAAGGGGAGCGCAACCGACAAGGATGCCGCAGTGTTTAGTGCAATAGCGGACATCATGAGCAATGGCAGGACCTCCCGTTTGTACCGAAGTCTCGTAAGAGACAAGAAGGTCGCGACAATGGTTGGGGGCCTCTCCAACGAGCCCGGTAAGAAGTACCCGGGGCTCTTCATATTCTACGGCTTCCCGGCCCCCGGACGCACGAATCAGGAGGTTGAAGAGGCCATAGATGAACAGACAGTGAAGCTGAAAACCGAACTCGTGGACGAGGCGACACTCAGGAAGGCGAAGACGCGGGCAAGAGCAGATCTGCTGCGTGAGCTTTCTTCAAACATGGGAATGGCTACAACGCTGACGGAATATGAAGCGGTGACGGGTGACTGGCGGAACCTGTTCAAGGAACTGGACCAGATCGATGCGGTCACAGCAGAGGATATAAAGCGGGTTGCAAATGAGTGCTTCGTAAAGAGAAACAAAACGGTCGCTGCAATAGAGAAATCGAAAGAACCGGAGTAG
- a CDS encoding gamma-glutamyltransferase — translation MEQDSVPGLGHNSSAFIHTFAEASNRLYADRAFFLGDPDFIRIPLARLMSQEYARKIRARINPGRHVPGSEVVHGDSAWLAQFGGKRTEPTETTHFSVVDQWGNAVSNTYTLNAGYGSLYVIDGAGFLMNDEMDDFSVKPGTPNMFGLVGAEANAIQPRKRMLSSMTPTIVTKDGKLFLVIGSPGGSKIITAICQVILNVIDYGMNIQDAVIAPRVHSQWLPDELQIEPLGVPGDVVEGLTARGHTVRIEKDGFIGEVHAILVDEKHGLLFGARDPRREGSSVAGY, via the coding sequence CTGGAGCAGGACAGCGTCCCGGGATTGGGCCACAACTCTTCCGCGTTCATTCACACTTTCGCCGAAGCATCAAACCGTCTCTATGCGGACAGAGCATTCTTCCTGGGCGACCCCGATTTCATTCGCATCCCCCTGGCAAGGTTGATGTCTCAAGAGTATGCGAGGAAGATTCGCGCCCGGATCAATCCAGGCCGCCACGTGCCCGGCAGCGAAGTCGTTCACGGAGATAGCGCTTGGCTGGCACAATTCGGCGGGAAAAGGACAGAACCGACGGAGACCACTCATTTCTCCGTGGTTGACCAATGGGGCAATGCCGTCAGCAACACCTATACACTCAATGCAGGTTATGGGTCGCTCTATGTCATAGATGGTGCAGGCTTCCTGATGAACGACGAGATGGACGACTTCAGCGTGAAACCGGGAACACCGAACATGTTCGGCCTCGTCGGCGCCGAGGCGAATGCAATCCAGCCCCGGAAACGAATGCTCAGCTCGATGACTCCAACGATCGTGACGAAGGATGGGAAGCTGTTCCTCGTGATCGGCTCACCAGGCGGGTCAAAGATCATTACGGCAATCTGTCAGGTGATTCTGAATGTAATCGACTACGGCATGAACATTCAGGATGCAGTGATTGCCCCGCGCGTTCACAGCCAATGGCTCCCCGATGAGCTTCAAATCGAACCTCTCGGCGTGCCCGGAGATGTTGTCGAAGGTTTGACCGCAAGAGGTCACACCGTGAGAATTGAAAAAGACGGGTTCATAGGTGAGGTACATGCCATTCTGGTTGATGAGAAGCACGGGCTGCTGTTTGGCGCCAGGGATCCGCGCAGGGAAGGGTCTTCGGTAGCTGGATATTGA
- a CDS encoding T9SS type A sorting domain-containing protein: MFTSRGTIFLSAFLLTLVLASFCFGYTTRNIVLVVIDGARYTETLGDPAHRYADKMYNLSLQGSVLTTFANNNITLTDRAVPAIWCGAWTAPRDTVIGGKSTQYTIIPTMFEYYRKQLSAPGDSVWYVAKYFSSPWLFSYHPDYGPSYWATYWSQGSTDLNVWSYTSQIMDVYHPRFFEVYLAGVDAAGHSGNWTTYQTAISTADSIVDMLWQKIQTDPFYKDKTTMFVTNDHGRHTTDFTSHGDGCTGCRQIMFLAIGPDIKAGYTSSAYHSIPDICPTIGKLAGFTSEHSTGHSIDEIFVTVDTNVTFFDGNSVLTLFQNNPNPFKGSTDIAYELSRQGHLVLDVFDIEGRKLTTLLDEVKMPGRDALTWQGKDSSGRNLPSGIYILRMTLDGNSTSRKLVVLR; encoded by the coding sequence ATGTTCACCAGCCGGGGCACTATCTTTCTTTCCGCTTTCCTTCTAACCCTTGTCCTTGCAAGCTTCTGCTTTGGCTATACCACGCGAAATATTGTTCTCGTTGTCATCGACGGCGCCAGATATACAGAGACTCTCGGCGATCCTGCCCACAGGTATGCTGACAAAATGTACAACCTGAGCCTTCAGGGATCGGTGCTAACAACTTTCGCCAACAACAATATTACATTGACCGACCGGGCGGTCCCCGCAATCTGGTGCGGGGCTTGGACTGCGCCGAGGGATACTGTCATAGGCGGGAAGAGCACCCAGTACACAATCATCCCGACCATGTTTGAGTATTACAGAAAGCAGCTTTCTGCTCCCGGGGACTCCGTTTGGTACGTCGCAAAGTACTTTTCAAGCCCGTGGTTATTCAGCTATCACCCCGACTACGGGCCTTCATATTGGGCGACGTATTGGAGCCAGGGGTCAACCGACTTGAATGTCTGGAGCTACACATCACAGATTATGGATGTCTACCACCCCAGATTCTTTGAAGTGTACCTTGCCGGCGTGGATGCAGCAGGCCACTCGGGGAATTGGACAACTTACCAGACGGCAATCTCCACAGCCGACAGCATTGTGGATATGCTCTGGCAGAAGATTCAGACCGATCCATTTTACAAAGACAAGACAACGATGTTTGTGACCAATGATCACGGAAGGCACACCACCGATTTCACAAGTCACGGGGACGGTTGCACCGGATGTCGTCAGATAATGTTCCTTGCGATCGGCCCCGACATAAAGGCCGGATACACTTCATCCGCCTACCATTCAATTCCGGACATTTGCCCCACCATCGGGAAACTGGCAGGTTTCACGTCAGAGCATTCCACCGGCCATTCGATTGATGAAATCTTTGTTACCGTTGACACTAATGTGACGTTCTTTGATGGAAACAGCGTGCTCACTCTCTTCCAGAACAATCCCAACCCGTTTAAGGGATCAACCGATATCGCCTATGAGCTTAGTAGACAGGGACATCTTGTTCTCGATGTTTTCGACATAGAAGGAAGGAAGCTGACAACCCTTCTTGATGAGGTGAAGATGCCCGGAAGAGATGCGCTCACCTGGCAGGGGAAAGACAGCTCGGGCAGAAATCTTCCAAGCGGCATCTACATATTAAGGATGACGCTTGACGGAAATTCCACTTCAAGAAAACTTGTTGTTCTGAGATAA
- a CDS encoding D-2-hydroxyacid dehydrogenase, translating to MKLVIAIYGDFPLWNYPEERVHEIEKVLAGGTVHHLKNAENLAGELRDSDIAFAWRIPREAFLGAQELKWVHCSGAGVTGLLFRELVESNCILTNSKGIQAIPISEHVFSLMLAYSRKINRALEAQLEGKWGRIDLWTQPPELGELFGKTIGIIGFGGIGKEVARRAKAFGMRVLAVRKTPDLHTDAEDSTRPFQTIGQSETLQGQSLHRAGGQDQDTEALGDEVFGTARLKEVLARSDYVLVLVPHTAETRGMFGEKEFRSMKKGPFFINVSRGAAVKEEALVTALKKGWIGGAGLDVFEKEPLPEGSELYRLPNVILTPHVAGASPLYWERVTALFLENLKRFLGGRPLLNLVDKRAGY from the coding sequence TTGAAACTTGTAATAGCGATCTACGGCGATTTCCCGCTCTGGAACTATCCCGAGGAAAGAGTCCACGAAATTGAGAAAGTGCTTGCCGGCGGCACAGTGCATCATCTCAAGAATGCAGAAAATCTCGCCGGGGAACTCAGGGATTCGGACATAGCATTCGCCTGGCGGATTCCGCGGGAGGCATTCCTTGGCGCGCAAGAGCTCAAATGGGTTCACTGCTCCGGAGCGGGGGTCACCGGCCTCTTGTTCAGGGAGCTGGTCGAGAGTAACTGCATATTGACGAACTCAAAAGGCATCCAGGCGATTCCTATTTCCGAACATGTCTTTTCATTGATGCTGGCCTATTCGAGAAAGATCAACAGGGCTCTCGAGGCACAGCTTGAGGGAAAGTGGGGAAGAATCGATCTCTGGACTCAGCCGCCGGAACTCGGCGAGCTTTTCGGTAAGACGATAGGGATAATCGGCTTTGGGGGCATCGGCAAAGAAGTCGCACGGAGAGCCAAAGCTTTCGGCATGAGAGTGCTTGCCGTAAGGAAAACCCCAGATCTCCACACTGACGCTGAGGATTCCACCAGGCCGTTTCAGACAATCGGGCAATCAGAAACTCTGCAAGGACAGAGCTTGCACCGCGCGGGCGGTCAGGATCAAGACACGGAAGCTCTAGGAGATGAAGTCTTCGGCACCGCGAGGCTGAAGGAAGTCCTTGCCCGGTCAGATTACGTCCTTGTTTTAGTTCCGCACACAGCCGAAACGAGAGGAATGTTCGGAGAGAAAGAGTTCCGCTCAATGAAAAAGGGGCCTTTCTTCATCAACGTTTCAAGGGGTGCGGCCGTCAAAGAAGAAGCCCTCGTAACGGCCCTCAAGAAAGGCTGGATAGGGGGAGCGGGGCTTGATGTTTTTGAGAAGGAACCGCTCCCGGAAGGAAGCGAGCTCTATCGTCTGCCGAATGTGATTCTCACTCCTCACGTCGCGGGAGCTTCTCCTCTCTACTGGGAGAGAGTGACCGCGTTGTTTCTCGAAAACCTGAAACGATTCCTCGGCGGAAGGCCCCTCCTCAATCTCGTCGATAAGAGAGCCGGATACTGA
- a CDS encoding DNA methyltransferase — MYVWHKFWGRKTWNVVGEYIKTYCPEGGIVLDPFAGSGVVAMEALRAGRKAIVCDLLPIAAEITRLTIKPIDLEQLRQAFERVEKRAKGRILKLYETSCRKCRHTFPFTCAVWDGGQCVEIRYEACPSCGDRQEKDCGPNRADKALLEKIERMRSKAWYPRNRLYYPDGTPFKEKQQYESLDQLFTKRNLTALAWLMEAIEDEPKRDLQDFLKIAFTSMVHLCTNMCPISEAGHFTPFSSAWIHHSYWYPSGPHMEQNVWEKFESAVMGHQGLIRAKEESNRFFSSIRIGKTVEEVLEDRADVYIHGGDCLDLMKEMAENHGQCVDYVFTDPPYDASVQYGELAYLWVAWLKKNADYLDRILAKEVVRNERQHKPFDVYHALLRNAFRRMHDVLKPDAHLTLTFHNPTFKVRNATIYACVMAGLDLKKIYHQELARPSAKSLLQPFGSAQGDFYLRFHKPKTTGKAVPPEEIDAARFERIVLETAKRVLAERAEPTPYTILINAIDPELAKNGYFSELRAGLDVKTALENQLDREFILVSVAIGGTEGKAWWFKDPSSIPRLQTVPLSERVEQTVLRKLQERGRVTFTDMWKAISEEFPNALTTDSISIKEALEAYARPVGKGEWMLKPEYNRETIRRMHTRMIIVLAEVGKAHGYEIWIGRKEQGDPLAEGFSDREGELRQFVSKSSLQKLSNAKNLDEVENIDVLWLKGGAVEAVFEIETTTSMTEALKRGSNVDSSVPKYLVTPFERRNQLARKLRSPLFGERYLADSWKPVFFENLEQGYQKHRGKLDVDAIVATSLDRPMAGQVKDRSQLKLGLPESAGGKKLPGRR, encoded by the coding sequence ATGTACGTTTGGCACAAATTCTGGGGAAGAAAAACCTGGAATGTTGTGGGTGAATACATCAAAACCTACTGTCCTGAGGGCGGAATAGTTTTGGATCCGTTCGCGGGTAGTGGGGTGGTCGCGATGGAGGCACTCAGAGCAGGCCGGAAGGCGATTGTCTGCGATCTCCTTCCGATTGCTGCTGAAATTACCCGCCTTACGATAAAGCCCATCGATCTGGAGCAGTTGAGACAAGCTTTTGAACGAGTTGAGAAACGTGCGAAAGGTCGCATTCTTAAACTATACGAGACGAGCTGCCGTAAGTGTCGCCACACATTCCCGTTTACCTGCGCTGTTTGGGACGGCGGCCAGTGCGTGGAAATCCGGTACGAGGCTTGTCCATCCTGCGGCGATCGGCAGGAAAAGGATTGCGGCCCAAATCGAGCTGACAAAGCTCTTCTTGAGAAGATTGAACGTATGCGGAGTAAGGCCTGGTATCCGCGCAACCGGCTCTACTATCCCGATGGCACGCCGTTCAAAGAGAAACAGCAGTACGAATCGCTTGATCAACTTTTCACAAAGCGAAACCTGACCGCGCTTGCCTGGCTGATGGAGGCTATCGAAGACGAGCCCAAGCGCGACCTGCAGGATTTCTTGAAGATTGCGTTCACATCGATGGTGCATCTGTGCACAAATATGTGTCCGATCTCAGAAGCCGGACACTTCACTCCGTTTAGTTCAGCCTGGATACATCATAGCTACTGGTACCCTTCGGGACCCCATATGGAACAGAATGTCTGGGAAAAGTTCGAAAGCGCCGTGATGGGACATCAGGGGCTTATCAGGGCAAAGGAGGAATCCAACCGATTCTTCTCGTCAATTCGGATTGGAAAGACGGTTGAGGAGGTGCTTGAAGACCGGGCAGATGTGTACATCCATGGTGGTGATTGCCTGGACTTGATGAAAGAGATGGCCGAAAATCACGGTCAATGCGTGGACTATGTCTTTACCGATCCGCCTTACGACGCGTCTGTGCAATATGGGGAGCTGGCCTATCTTTGGGTTGCCTGGCTTAAGAAGAACGCCGATTATCTGGACAGGATCCTTGCGAAGGAAGTTGTCCGAAACGAACGTCAGCACAAGCCGTTTGATGTGTATCACGCCCTCCTCCGTAATGCGTTTCGAAGGATGCATGATGTGCTTAAGCCTGATGCTCATCTGACATTGACCTTCCACAATCCGACGTTCAAAGTCCGAAATGCAACGATCTATGCATGTGTCATGGCAGGCTTGGATTTGAAGAAGATCTACCATCAAGAGCTGGCGCGTCCTTCGGCAAAGTCCCTTTTGCAACCCTTCGGCTCTGCTCAGGGTGACTTCTATCTTCGATTCCACAAACCAAAGACCACGGGAAAGGCGGTTCCTCCCGAGGAAATAGATGCCGCACGGTTTGAGCGCATCGTGTTGGAAACAGCCAAGCGTGTGCTTGCTGAACGCGCCGAGCCAACGCCTTATACGATTCTCATCAACGCGATTGATCCGGAGCTGGCCAAAAATGGCTACTTCTCTGAACTGCGAGCTGGATTGGACGTCAAGACCGCACTTGAAAACCAACTGGACCGGGAGTTCATTCTGGTTTCTGTGGCTATTGGAGGGACTGAAGGCAAAGCATGGTGGTTCAAGGATCCCTCAAGCATCCCGCGTTTGCAGACCGTGCCGCTCTCGGAGCGAGTTGAACAGACAGTTCTGAGGAAGCTTCAAGAACGGGGGCGAGTCACTTTCACTGATATGTGGAAGGCAATCAGCGAGGAGTTTCCGAATGCCCTCACCACGGATTCTATCAGCATTAAGGAAGCCCTCGAGGCGTATGCCCGACCTGTAGGCAAGGGCGAATGGATGCTGAAGCCCGAATATAACCGCGAGACGATCAGAAGGATGCATACTCGAATGATCATCGTCCTGGCCGAAGTCGGCAAGGCTCACGGTTACGAGATATGGATAGGCCGCAAGGAACAGGGAGACCCGCTGGCAGAGGGGTTCTCTGACCGGGAAGGAGAACTGCGGCAGTTCGTTTCCAAATCGTCGCTCCAAAAGCTCAGCAATGCCAAGAATCTCGACGAGGTTGAGAATATTGATGTCCTGTGGCTCAAAGGTGGCGCGGTGGAAGCTGTTTTCGAGATTGAGACAACCACTTCGATGACCGAAGCTCTCAAGCGAGGGTCCAACGTAGATTCCTCGGTTCCCAAATATCTAGTTACTCCCTTTGAACGAAGAAATCAATTGGCTCGCAAGCTTCGCTCTCCTTTATTCGGTGAGCGATACCTGGCAGATTCTTGGAAACCTGTCTTTTTCGAAAATCTTGAGCAGGGATACCAGAAACACCGTGGAAAACTCGACGTTGACGCGATCGTTGCGACAAGCCTCGACAGACCTATGGCGGGACAAGTGAAGGACAGGTCTCAGCTCAAGTTAGGCCTGCCCGAGTCAGCCGGAGGGAAAAAACTTCCGGGTAGAAGGTAG